CATTTTGACTACAATGTCTACCCGGAGATTCGGCACTAGCACACCTCCATCAATTGAACAGCACTGGCGAAAATATCTCACTCCAACCATTTGTACCCCTTGCTTCTATGAATTATCTGTGTAATTTTTACCTCTTTTTCGTCTACGAAGTATATGGCTCTATAATCACCTATACGCAGCCGGAAAAGTGGAGGGTCGTCAACGGAAACTAGCTTCTTGATATCCGCACCCGAACGGCTCACGAACGGGTTTTCCTTGAGTTTCCGAAGAGACTCTTTGATTCGGTCTGCCTGCTGGGATTCTAGCAAATCGAGTTGGGAAACAGCGGTTTCAGACAATAGAACCTCAAACTTGCTCAAGCGGGACGAACTCCTCTTCAGCTAAGATTTTCTTCTGCCTTTCCGCAAACTCGAGCTGTTCGGCTATTTCAAGAAGACGTCGGAGTAGTTCGTCGTAAGTCTCCCCTTTCCGCCCGTATTTCTTGAGAAGATCACGAGTCTCTTTCGAAAGCGGGATAGTTGTTGTTTCAGTCATAACTATCAATGGTTATAACTATAATAATTACTTATAATTTCTGTGAAAATGCCTATTCAGTGGCTAGGAGTTTCGTTCAAATTGCACGAGCGCAAGCAACCAAACAAGACACACAATTTACAATTTACGCAAACCTTTCTTCGGGTCAACAATCCTCAACGCGTAATGAGAATAATCTATGGATGAATAACACATTATGACTATCTGGCTAGAAGACAATGACTTGGCTTCCTGAATGGCTTGGCAGCGCATATGCTCAATTATGGCCATCTTTCGGATTTGCAGAGGTCAGCATCGAACAGGTCTACTCCGTCTTCGACATAGAATGAAAAACGATTTCCACAGTCATGAGCCGACTTGCAACAGCTGACTACTGCAATTGGCCAGCAACAACGCATTCGGGACAATAGTATGGCACCTAATTTCCCCGAAGAT
This genomic interval from Candidatus Thorarchaeota archaeon contains the following:
- a CDS encoding type II toxin-antitoxin system RelE/ParE family toxin; the protein is MSKFEVLLSETAVSQLDLLESQQADRIKESLRKLKENPFVSRSGADIKKLVSVDDPPLFRLRIGDYRAIYFVDEKEVKITQIIHRSKGYKWLE